Proteins co-encoded in one Fusarium fujikuroi IMI 58289 draft genome, chromosome FFUJ_chr06 genomic window:
- a CDS encoding related to monomeric sarcosine oxidase, producing the protein MSNSNFQVAVVGLGALGSAAAYQAAIKGATVIGFEQYDFGNIYGSSHDTSRIVRTSYGSPDYVALARAAYKDWAELERRSGLQMLTITGGVVFFPKLADDGASLNKFEKSMSASEFMRSLDANNIPYEVLSSREVKKRWPSFDIAEGVQTIYTADSGIVHASKSVAAMQYQARANGAVLKEKTRVDALVPDSNGKGMTIKTSRGQFHADKVILACDAWTNKLITPLGTNIPLQIMQEQVTYYKPTDITPFDDTKFPVWIWAGSRYFYGFPSYGEPTIKAGRDTSNNFMTPEERTFVPSDDLFNELTSFMGGLIPDKGQAIRTVTCQYAITPDRQFVISPLKNYPNVIIGLGGGHAFKFAPAIGRVLAELAIDGETKEDISNFGIPRVGADSKL; encoded by the coding sequence ATGTCAAACAGCAACTTCCAAGTGGCCGTAGTTGGCCTCGGTGCTCTCGGTAGCGCAGCAGCCTATCAAGCCGCCATCAAAGGAGCTACTGTGATTGGCTTTGAGCAATATGACTTTGGCAACATCTACGGATCTTCACACGACACATCACGTATCGTTAGAACATCCTATGGCTCACCAGACTATGTGGCTCTAGCCCGTGCAGCTTACAAggactgggctgagctggaaCGTCGAAGTGGTCTTCAAATGCTCACCATCACTGGCGGCGTTGTCTTCTTCCCCAAATTGGCCGATGACGGAGCATCTCTGAACAAATTCGAGAAGAGCATGAGTGCTTCTGAGTTCATGAGGAGTCTTGACGCAAACAATATCCCGTATGAGGTTCTCAGCTCTCGAGAAGTCAAGAAGCGCTGGCCTTCTTTTGACATTGCGGAAGGTGTTCAGACGATCTACACTGCAGACTCGGGAATCGTACATGCGTCCAAGTCTGTGGCGGCCATGCAGTATCAAGCTCGTGCCAACGGCGCTGttttgaaggagaagacgcGTGTGGATGCATTGGTCCCAGATTCAAATGGAAAGGGAATGACTATCAAGACATCTCGAGGGCAATTCCACGCCGACAAAGTTATCTTGGCGTGCGACGCGTGgaccaacaagctcatcacacCGCTTGGAACAAACATCCCGCTCCAAATTATGCAAGAACAGGTCACCTACTACAAACCGACCGATATCACCCCATTTGACGACACAAAATTTCCTGTATGGATCTGGGCTGGCAGCAGATATTTCTACGGGTTCCCCAGTTATGGCGAGCCAACAATCAAGGCAGGCCGCGATACATCCAACAACTTCATGACACCCGAAGAACGCACCTTTGTCCCATCTGACGATTTGTTTAATGAATTGACCTCTTTTATGGGCGGTCTGATACCTGATAAGGGCCAAGCCATTCGAACAGTCACTTGCCAATATGCCATCACGCCTGATCGTCAATTTGTTATCAGCCCTCTGAAGAATTATCCTAATGTGATCATCGGCTTGGGCGGAGGTCATGCGTTCAAGTTTGCACCCGCGATTGGCCGTGTTTTGGCCGAGCTTGCGATAGATGGTGAGACAAAGGAGGATATCTCCAACTTTGGCATCCCTAGGGTAGGGGCAGATAGCAAGTTGTAG
- a CDS encoding related to heterokaryon incompatibility protein het-6 has protein sequence MALLGLQTLLEEPMIKLRFGKVPFHIGLAISTFCINFLLSHILGHYIECPFGVPWSIIFSLLVVAWNFAYIPAHYLLGPIRDVPLGHECQRMLEGREPALAYTATTLLLYNIGSVSKWLLSLRQHPYLVSITACSFFIICELVDRPWHRLLKGYVILRFVNDGFWYWPGRLILLGLFKESFFLVLWLVWIVGNGLQAFNDAHAAFINPTSFPVIIPDTPRSPFVYEPLGEMELRLILVSPSRRWNLFGFMLSPTRSLSHLQLQLVTFSRGESPPYEAISYTWGSGSKSKEITLNGKTMAVSQSVHDILVRRADYWKHRYLWIDSVCIDQNNIKERNSQVTKMTEIYENASRVIVWFGYATDASLAVSKLLDISTLLHAYEPDELLEKLLSDKTDPTETASWTALQRLFSRPWFLRVWIIQEVMVAQEVHIIYGDHYLSWKMVADVMQGFYNGPLEQLLSNSLEDSAIYSPQALATVSQMRQIRDDFRSLAGIRLDHLLASFIHSQATVDKDKVYALQGLTSFARENDSILPVKVEYSESTSIEDVLIETADFLVKRRQCSWILPLSGTGFSDRSPRLPSWVPQWKPDRMATALSRYIENGSQEDSHPDYRYKACGEGSHPSNYQFVLNREQKTLKVRGCFVTKIKMVGPCFPTIDHSSVWEYAREVKHWYDDSISFVHAEVHDPYLDGQGITEAFWRTLVGDREMLQPRPATLSVGEVFRVLTDLSKLDWNLFGNPHSASKGVSYGDFSQFFDIAEGMNDEQIKMISGLLSSLQDLGGPHLRATRFFKDVVACANGRRWCVTKSGHMGFVPPRSMPDDLICLIYGTQTPYVLRQNFSQGSNDLKRTYTLIGECYMHGMMDGEALQGQIEESFFTLT, from the coding sequence ATGGCACTATTAGGCTTGCAAACGTTGCTCGAAGAGCCCATGATCAAACTGCGTTTCGGTAAGGTCCCTTTCCATATCGGACTTGCGATTTCGACTTTCTGCATCAACTTCCTTCTATCGCACATACTTGGTCACTATATCGAGTGCCCTTTTGGAGTTCCATGGTCTATCATCTTCTCCCTTCTCGTCGTCGCATGGAACTTCGCTTACATCCCGGCACATTACCTACTCGGACCCATTAGGGATGTACCATTAGGCCACGAATGCCAGAGAATGCTAGAAGGTCGCGAGCCTGCCCTTGCGTATACTGCAACGACACTGCTCTTATACAACATAGGTTCTGTCTCTAAATGGCTACTTTCCCTTCGTCAGCACCCCTATCTCGTCTCCATTACCGCTTgttccttttttattatttgtGAGCTTGTAGACAGACCTTGGCACAGGCTTTTGAAGGGTTACGTTATCCTTCGGTTTGTCAATGATGGCTTCTGGTACTGGCCTGGCCGTCTGATACTCTTGGGCCTTTTCAAGGAATCTTTCTTCCTTGTTTTATGGCTGGTCTGGATAGTTGGGAACGGTCTGCAGGCTTTTAATGATGCACATGCCGCTTTCATCAACCCAACAAGCTTCCCCGTCATAATCCCAGACACTCCACGAAGCCCTTTCGTATACGAACCGCTGGGGGAGATGGAACTCAGACTGATCCTAGTATCTCCATCACGTCGCTGGAACTTGTTTGGGTTTATGCTAAGTCCTACTCGTTCACTTTCACATCTGCAACTGCAGCTGGTTACATTCAGTAGGGGTGAATCTCCTCCCTATGAAGCTATCTCTTATACCTGGGGTTCCGGATCGAAATCGAAGGAAATCACATTAAATGGCAAGACAATGGCCGTATCACAATCTGTACATGATATACTGGTTCGAAGAGCAGACTATTGGAAACATAGGTACCTATGGATTGATTCTGTCTGCATCGATCAAAATAACATCAAAGAACGAAATAGCCAGGTGACGAAAATGACTGAGATATACGAAAATGCTTCTCGAGTCATTGTTTGGTTTGGCTATGCCACTGATGCTTCTTTAGCAGTGAGCAAATTGCTGGATATATCGACTTTACTTCACGCATACGAACCGGATGAGCTGCTTGAGAAGCTGCTTTCGGACAAAACAGACCCAACCGAGACTGCGTCGTGGACAGCTCTTCAACGGTTATTCTCACGACCTTGGTTCCTAAGAGTCTGGATCATCCAAGAGGTGATGGTAGCCCAAGAGGTACATATTATATATGGTGACCACTACTTGTCTTGGAAGATGGTGGCGGATGTTATGCAAGGGTTTTACAATGGACCACTAGAGCAATTGCTTAGCAACTCCCTTGAGGACTCAGCAATTTACTCGCCGCAGGCCTTGGCCACTGTCAGCCAAATGCGGCAAATCAGAGATGACTTCCGTTCCTTAGCGGGAATCAGATTGGACCATCTTTTGGCCTCATTCATACACAGCCAAGCAACCGTGGACAAAGATAAGGTCTACGCGTTGCAGGGGCTCACGTCATTTGCCAGAGAGAACGATTCTATTCTGCCGGTTAAAGTTGAATACTCTGAAAGTACATCTATTGAAGATGTACTTATAGAGACTGCTGATTTCTTGGTAAAGAGACGTCAGTGCTCTTGGATACTCCCTCTGTCTGGTACAGGCTTTTCAGACAGAAGTCCAAGATTGCCCTCGTGGGTGCCGCAATGGAAACCGGATCGAATGGCGACGGCTCTATCTCGATATATTGAAAACGGTTCTCAGGAGGATAGCCATCCAGATTACAGATACAAAGCCTGCGGAGAAGGTTCACACCCTTCAAATTACCAGTTCGTTCTTAACAGGGAGCAAAAGACGCTGAAGGTCAGGGGTTGTTTTGTCACTAAGATCAAGATGGTAGGGCCATGCTTCCCTACCATCGATCATAGCTCGGTTTGGGAATATGCAAGAGAAGTAAAGCATTGGTATGATGACAGTATTTCTTTTGTCCACGCAGAAGTGCATGATCCTTATCTCGATGGCCAGGGTATTACAGAAGCCTTCTGGAGGACTCTAGTTGGTGACCGAGAGATGCTCCAGCCAAGACCAGCTACTCTCTCTGTTGGCGAAGTCTTCCGTGTCTTGACAGATCTCAGTAAATTGGACTGGAACTTGTTTGGTAATCCTCATTCGGCTTCTAAGGGGGTGTCTTATGGCGATTTCTCACAATTCTTTGACATAGCTGAAGGAATGAATGATGAGCAGATAAAGATGATCTCTGGATTGCTCTCCTCACTCCAGGACTTGGGAGGTCCACACTTGCGAGCGACAAGGTTTTTTAAAGACGTTGTTGCATGTGCAAACGGCCGAAGATGGTGTGTTACCAAATCAGGCCATATGGGTTTTGTTCCACCTAGAAGTATGCCAGACGACTTGATCTGTCTCATCTATGGAACGCAGACACCATACGTGCTGCGGCAAAACTTCTCCCAAGGGTCAAATGACTTGAAAAGAACTTATACTCTCATCGGTGAGTGTTATATGCATGGCATGATGGATGGCGAGGCGCTGCAGGGCCAAATCGAAGAAAGCTTCTTTACACTTACTTga
- a CDS encoding monooxygenase-like protein, with protein sequence MGINSSNPAHEPAIIPPQTMDNKPVLDQKPTADKVVNGFTSHANGVHETFTCKDAPVENQRPLKVRVIGAGYSGVYLGIRIPQRLRNIDLKIYEKNEGVGGTWWENRYPGCACDIPSHSYQYTFAPNKAWSGFYAPAHEICAYIDGVAEKYGAKRFIHLGHRVTNATWNDTAKKWHVTVETNKGETISEEVDVVVAARGNLNTISWPDIPGFDTFKGKKMHSAAWDQEYDFKNKNIGVIGGGSSSIQIVPELQKVEGAKLNCFVRSKVWISNRFGDVTMKQLGWDPSDIEFSAARLAEFVKSDDEYLRFRKRIEDDGNLVHLSTLRGSDMQKEFVAMFSKITNDVLASRPDLLESFSPGFGVGCRRLTPGPGYLEALSQPNVTFITQGIESINERGLKLSGPEGRQVDVDVLVCATGFQTNYTPPFPVVGKQGVTLKEKFDPFPATYLTMTVDGFPNYFMMLGPNSAIGAGSLTCLLEAEGDYIVKCIRKLQKEDYVTMTPKASRVQDFADYIGEYFKKTVYMDDCKSWYKIGGGHGEKISALWPGSVMHALEAMRAPRWEDFEFEEMHENRLRWLGNGWSMCIMEEEEQGDPSWYVNPDVVDVPPEGKPERDPKYLARPFSY encoded by the exons ATGGGCATAAACTCGTCAAACCCAGCTCATGAACCCGCGATTATCCCGCCGCAGACAATGGATAATAAACCAGTCTTGGACCAAAAGCCCACTGCAGACAAAGTGGTAAACGGATTCACCTCTCATGCGAATGGCGTCCATGAAACGTTCACTTGCAAGGATGCTCCAGTCGAGAACCAACGGCCTCTCAAGGTCCGTGTAATTGGCGCTGGGTACTCAGGCGTCTACCTCGGCATCAGAATTCCCCAGCGTCTGCGCAACATCGATCTCAAGATCTatgagaagaatgaaggCGTTGGAGGAACGTGGTGGGAGAATCGGTATCCAGGTTGTGCCTGCGATATTCCTT CCCATTCTTATCAGTACACCTTTGCCCCAAACAAGGCTTGGTCGGGCTTTTATGCCCCTGCACACGAAATTTGCGCCTACATCGACGGCGTGGCAGAGAAATACGGTGCCAAGCGCTTCATTCATCTCGGACACAGAGTGACCAACGCAACTTGGAATGATACCGCCAAGAAATG GCACGTCACGGTTGAGACCAACAAAGGAGAGACCATCTCCGAGGAAGTAGATGTCGTTGTTGCAGCGAGAGGTAACCTCAACACAATCTCCTGGCCGGACATTCCTGGCTTTGATAccttcaagggcaagaagatgcATTCGGCAGCCTGGGACCAAGAATATgacttcaagaacaagaatatTGGTGTCATCGGTGGTGGATCGAGCTCGATTCAGATAGTGCCGGAGCTGCAAAAGGTGGAGGGTGCCAAGTTGAACTGCTTCGTTCGCAGCAAGGTCTGGATATCGAACCGTTTCGGCGATGTTACGATGAAGCAATTGGGATGGGATCCTTCTGACATTGAGT TCTCAGCCGCTCGTTTGGCAGAATTCGTcaagagtgatgatgaataTCTTCGCTTTCGCAAGCGCATCGAGGACGACGGCAACTTGGTTCATCTCTCAACACTTCGAGGCTCAGACATGCAGAAAGAGTTCGTGGCCATGTTTTCAAAAATCACCAATGATGTTCTCGCTTCACGACCCGATCTTCTAGAATCGTTCTCACCAGGCTTTGGTGTTGGATGTCGGCGTCTGACACCGGGACCAGGCTATCTCGAGGCATTGTCCCAACCCAACGTCACCTTCATCACCCAAGGCATCGAGAGTATAAACGAGAGGGGCCTGAAGCTCAGTGGACCCGAAGGCCGACAAGTCGACGTCGATGTGTTGGTCTGCGCAACGGGTTTCCAGACCAACTACACCCCTCCTTTCCCTGTCGTCGGCAAACAAGGAGTAAcgttgaaggagaagtttgaTCCGTTCCCTGCGACGTATCTCACTATGACAGTAGATGGCTTCCCAAACTACTTCATGATGCTCGGACCTAACTCAGCTATTGGTGCCGGCTCCTTGACTTGTCTGCTAGAGGCAGAGGGCGATTATATCGTCAAGTGCATCCGCAAGCTCCAGAAAGAGGACTACGTGACCATGACGCCCAAAGCATCGCGTGTTCAAGACTTTGCAGACTACATTGGCGAGTACTTCAAGAAGACAGTCTACATGGACGACTGTAAATCTTGGTATAAGATTGGGGGCGGACATGGCGAAAAGATCTCAGCTCTTTGGCCCGGAAGTGTCATGCATGCACTAGAGGCAATGAGGGCACCGAGATGGGAGGACTTTGAGTTTGAGGAGATGCACGAGAATAGACTTCGATGGTTGGGCAATGGCTGGAGTATGTGTAttatggaggaggaggagcagggtGATCCGAGTTGGTATGTTAACCCGGATGTAGTAGATGTGCCCCCTGAAGGGAAGCCAGAGAGAGATCCCAAGTATCTAGCCAGACCTTTCTCGTATTAA